TTCGCTGGGATTGAATATAAGGCCCAAAAGGTCCGCCAATATCCGGCCCTTCGTCGTATTGTATGCCCGCTTGCTTTAGCGTCTTATATATAATGTCAATAGCGCCTTCTATCGTCCTTTCGGTATCGGTGTCTTCTATCCTTAAAATAAACTTGCCGTTATTGGCTTTGGCGAATAAATACGCGTATAACGCCGTGCGCAAATTTCCTATGTGCATATAGCCCGTAGGGCTGGGCGCGAATCTTGTTCTTACCATAAATCGTTCTCCTTAATAATATCGGCTATTATTTTTTGGGGCAGTTTGTGCTTGTGGTCTTCAAAAATGCTGCTGATTATTCCCGCTTTTTTGAAGCTGTAAGCCTCGCTGCCCGCCACTATAATATGGTCTATCAAAAGTATATCCAAATACGCAAGCGCTAGCGCCAAATTTTGAGTAAATTTTAAATCATTTTGGGACGGGGTTAGTTGCCCCGAAGGATGATTATGCGCCACCAATATTTTGTCCGCCGAAAACCTAAACGCCTCTTCCGCTATGCTGCGCGTGTTGACATAGGCTTCTTTAAGCCCGCCTTGCGAAATTATGCGTTTTCGCACTATTTTGCCCGAACTGTCCAAACAAACAATCATAACTTCTTCTTTTGACTTGTGACTCAAAGTGGCGCAAGCTATTTTTTTGGCCTGCAAATAATTGTCTATTCTTTCGGCGGCAAGCTCGTATTGATAATTAACCCTATTGATAATCTCGGGCAAGAGCGAAATGCTAAGGGCCGCTATCTCGGTCATGCCTTTGATTTTATGCAGCTCTTTCCAATCGGCATAAATTACATTTTTTAAAGAACCAAAGGCGTCCAGCAGCCTATGCGCTATCTCGTTGGTGTCTTTTCTCGGAATGAAAGGGAACAAAAACATCTCAAGCAATTTATGGTCATAAAAACTGGCGGCGCCTAGATTTTTTAGTTCCTCCCTCATCCGTTGCCTGTGTCCGCCGTGCGGATGCGGGTCTTTGGCCTTTTTCAAAAATCCTTGCCCCCTTAACTACCGTTATAGTATAATGTTTTTTACAGATTAATGTAAAAATACAAAAAAATCATTAAATTCAGTAATTTAATTAATATTAATATTAATATGTTTTATTGTCAAGGCGCTAAAAATACTTACCGAAACCAAATTTTTATAAGGAAATAAATATAATGAATGATGTAATCAAAACTTTGACGGATTTTATCAAAATAGAAAGCGTAAAAAGCGCCCCCAAAAAAAACGCGCCTTTCGGGCCTAAAATAAGGGAAGCTCTTGATTTTATACTTGACGCCGCGCGATCATTCGGGCTAAAAACCAACGACTTGGACGGTTATGTTGGCGAGATAGAATACGGCTCGGGCAAGGAAATAATAGGCGTTTTGGCGCACGCCGATGTCGTTCCGCTAGGCGAGGGCTGGACCCGCGCTCAAGGCGAGATTTTTGAAAACCGCATATACGGGCGCGGCGCGACGGACGATAAAGGCCCTATCGTCGCCGTCTTATACGCGC
This sequence is a window from Clostridiales bacterium. Protein-coding genes within it:
- the radC gene encoding DNA repair protein RadC, which codes for MKKAKDPHPHGGHRQRMREELKNLGAASFYDHKLLEMFLFPFIPRKDTNEIAHRLLDAFGSLKNVIYADWKELHKIKGMTEIAALSISLLPEIINRVNYQYELAAERIDNYLQAKKIACATLSHKSKEEVMIVCLDSSGKIVRKRIISQGGLKEAYVNTRSIAEEAFRFSADKILVAHNHPSGQLTPSQNDLKFTQNLALALAYLDILLIDHIIVAGSEAYSFKKAGIISSIFEDHKHKLPQKIIADIIKENDLW